Genomic window (Tamandua tetradactyla isolate mTamTet1 chromosome 3, mTamTet1.pri, whole genome shotgun sequence):
CAAGGAAATGACCACAGAGTGGGCCTGGAATCTCTAACACATTACAAGTCATATTTGGACCAAGTTTCTGTCCTTCACAAGCCCCCACTCTACTGGGGAGGTCCAATGTCATTTTGGTTCTCCTTGAATTAGTGTCTTCAAAGGATCTGAGCACTTATTTCCCTAAACGTACAGTTATACTGGCATGAGGTCCTTTCATTCTCCAAGGAGAAGTTCAGGGGAGCTGCTGCTACAGGAGCCCAGGGTATGGGCAGAGTCTCAGAAGCTGAGGAGCAAATGCCATCAGGAGGCCAAAGAGGAGGGAGAATACAAATGTTTGTGGGATTGGGGCACATGGACACCCCTGGGATCCCCCGAGTCCATGATTCTCTGGAGTGAGGGACTACACCCAGTTGCAAGGGACGGATAAGAAACTTGAGCTAGGGAAATCAGGCAGGATGGATGAGAGGAGAGGCACCCAGCAGAGGTTACCTCTGTAAAAGAGGGAGGGTACCTCTACCACAATAGGAGGAAGGCAGGCAGGACCAGTGCCAAGGCAGGTGGGCAGCCAGTGGAGGGCCCTAGGGTTCCACCTGCTGACTTCAATTTCCTCTGCGACACAGAAGGTGGGATTGCCTCCCGGGAAGGGGGTCAGAACTTCTAGAAGAAAGGAGAGGTTTGAAATTGTCTACACACAAATCTTTTGTACATCTATGTAGGGGAAACACAGATGTTTCCCACATAGGTACATACCAAAAAGTGGATACCGCCTCCCTTTTGTCTATCCAGTGCGTTAATTTATTAAAGATGAAGAGTAGGGACTGGCCCTGGGGACCCCCAAGCCTCATGCAGCCCTCTGTGGGTATTCTCTGAACAGCATTGCCCAGGGGTCTCTGCAGGATCACAGAGCACATGGTACCTCTTCCCAGCACCTCACCCTGAGGACAGGAGCTGCTCCAGGGGGGCCGCACTGCCCAGCACCCTCAGAACCCCACGAGGCCAGCCCCTGACACAGTCCCCAGAGACAATGTCCGTTCACAACCCACCACCCACCACCTGCCCACTCCTTCCTCAGGTGTCCCAGGAGCCTCCGGTGGGGCGGGGGGCCGAGATTGGGCAGACCCCTCAGCTCTCCTCACCACCCAGAGCCTTGGTCTTCAGGAAGACGCTCTGCATGGCTGCGATCCGGGCCTCATCTTGGATGTTGAAAACCTGGAACTGTGGGCAGAGTTGAGGAGCAAGGGCCCCACCTGAGAGCGGGTCCAAGCGCCAGGCCCCAAGCCTCAGCCACCCCTTCACCCAACGAGGAGCAGCCTGCTCCCCTGACCTCTGGCCTTCCTGCCTCTGGGCCTCTGCCTGGCCATTCTACCTGCTAATGGGCTTGCCCAATGTCATCCCCTCCGGAAGTCCCTCAGGCTCAGCTGTCTCCCTCCCAGGGGCTCATGGGAGGCTGAGTGTGCACCACCCCCTCCTCACCCATCCACACCCAGTCTGCTAAGACCACAGAGCAGGGCCCATTCCTGAACTGGAGTAACAATTATTAAATGGCGGGGAGGTAATGATCCCAGGAAGCTCTTAGCACCTCAGCAGGTGGAAGGGTGCTAAAATAGACCACCCTTGGACCTTCGTGCTGCTGGAACGAGAAGCCAGTCCAAGAAGCACAGGTGTGCTGTGGAAGGGGTGATCGGGAAGCAGAGGAGGGGCTCCCCTTGGAGGTGGGTAGAGGCTCAGCTGAGCTGCCGGAACCTCGGGCTCAAGGAGGGACAGCAATGGAACCACTGGATGGGTTGGAGGGCAGGACAGAGGATACCAGGTCCCAGAGAGCCCAGGTGAGGAGCCCAGGAGGCCTGGGGAAGGCCAAACCCCTCCCCAGGGAAGGGATCCCCAGGTGGGCAGGTGGTGAGCGTTCCCCAAAGGTCAGTCTGGAGGTGACTCTGGTGGGGAATGGCAACAGGCTTGGGCAGGTAGTGACCCTGGGGTCAGCAGCAAGCGAGGGCATCCATGGCCAGTCTGAACCGGATGTCACACCCATCCCAGGAAAGGCTCTCCGCCAGAGCCCTGACCCCGCCCCAGCCCTCCTCGGCTCCCAACCAGGGGTGGGGCCGGCTGCACCCACCTTGTCCAGCAGGACGTCGAAGTAGGCGGTGGCCCAGTAGGCGGAATCGCTGGCGGGCAGCTGGAGGAGGGCCTTGAGCCTGCTGCCCACGCGCGGCGGGGGGTTGCGGCCCAGATGCGTGGCGTGGATGCGCAGGGCCGCCTCGGGCTGGCTGGCGAAGGCCTCCACGCGCTGGTAGAGGGCGCACAGATCCAGGCCCGTGTCCCGCAGCAGGTTGAGCTCCGGGAAGAGCAAGTGCGGCAGGTTCTCCGTGGCCAGGCAGCAGAGCAGCACCACGAGTGGGCGGTACACGGCGCCCTGCAGCTCCGCCCAGTCCTCGCGCGCTGGGAACAGCGCCGCGGCCCACAGCAGCACCATCTGAGCGGCGGGACAGCGGGACGCATCAAGCCCTGTATCCCAGGCACTCCCAACCCTTGCCCCTGCGCCCCTGCACACCCTGCCCCCACCAGAACCTCCCCGCACGCTGCCCCCGTCCTTGCTATGGCGGCAAAGTCAGCGCTTAGGAAGCCTCTACCTAGTCCTGCCCAGCTCTGCTTCTGCTCCTCCCCTGGCTCTCCCAGGGCCCGCCCCGCCCTTCAAGGCCTGCCCTTGCCAGCGTCCAGGACCCCTCTCAGCGGCTTCTCCTtctgcaacacacacacacacacacacacacacacacacacacacacacacacacacacacacacatattgaaTTCCTATTCATCCCCTGCAGCCCACCCAAAAGACCCACTGCCTTGGATCAGCCAGCCCTGGTCTGTGCTCCTTTGACACCTGGACCAGACCAAGATCTGAAAGCAACAGGGACTGACCAACCTGGCTGCCCCAGGCGCCCCCTCCGCCCCTCAGTTCAGCTTGAGGCTTGGTAACCACAATGTAGGGGCCACCAGAAGTCGGAAACCCAACTCAAGGGGAGAGGGATTGAGGCCCAAGGGGGCACTTGGCGACCCAAGTTCAGACAGGGACTTGGGGTAGAGCCTGTCTCTCCTGATGCCAGGTGGGCCACCTGTTCCTTAACAAGGAGTCAACTAAAGCCTGCCCCCCCACCCATCATGGGATGTCCACGGGCCAGATGCCCTGCTCACTCAGGGACGGTAGACCAGCAGAGAGACCCAAGATTGCAGCCCCCACCAGCTCCACTCTCacctggcaggggcaggggtgggggcatggAGGGACATTCTAGCCCAAAATGCCACCCACAATGGATCAAAAACTGCAGCCCCTCCCTCACTCCTCTCAGCAGCTGACAGTTTATAAAGACTCTGAGTGACACAGAAGCTCATTAGCCACAAAGGGGTGCGTTTCCCTTTTGAAGGATGGGGGTGTCCCTGAGAGGTGACATGGCTTTCCTGAGGCTCCCCAAGGACAGCAGGGAAGGTGGTAGGGGCCTCAGGACTGAGGGACCTGGCCCCTTAGGTGGTGCGCTAGGAGGGTGGGCAGCTCTTGGGGTCGGCTGAAGAGCATGCCAGAGCAGGAGTCCCAGGGAGGTGCTGTGCAAAGGGCCTGTGGCCACTCAGGGCAGGTGCTACCCCTCCTCAGAGCCTCAGGATCCCCTACCGTGGGGCCGGCTCCAGGCTGCACCCCTCAGAGTGACAGGAAGGCAGAGCAGGGCCCCCCTACAGGCTCCTCCCTGGTAGAGAAGGTGAAGGCCAGCAAGACAGAAAGCAATGCCACTGAGCTCTCACCACACGGACCTTCAGGTGGCCGAAAGAGAGCCCAGCGCTGCGGCCACCGTCTCGCCAGTGCTCATGGTTGACCCGGTCTAGGATGGAGAGGCTGTCGAGGTGGTGGCCTCCCAGGGTACCCAGCACACTGAGCAGCTTCGCCAGCAGGTGGTCAGCGGAGACCCTGAAAAGCAGATGTGTGCGCACGGTCATATCTACAAGCCCCCGACACCTACCGACACGGTGAGGAAGAAAGCGCCCAGCCCAGGCTCTGCAGCCTCACCAACTCTGAGAAGCCCCCAAGCTCACCGGCTCAGCGCACAGGGGCTAGGAGGGAAGCATCTAGCTTTGTGTAGGGGTCCTCAGGCCAAGAATCCGGAGGGACCCTGGGTGCCTCCTTGCCAGCCCAACCTCATGTGAACAGGAGGGGCTGCCCAGGATCTGTCAAGGTTGAAGCACTGGGGCCCAGGGCAGGTCCTGTGAGCCACCCCAGCCTGGCAGTGCGAAAGTCCCCTGACACCCCACTCAGGAGACCCGAACCAGCCCTCCACAGGCAGCCGCAGCACCCAAAGAGCTCAAGCCCATCTCAGGGTCCCTGGGTGCTTTCTCCACCCCATgcctatagggcaggccatgggcCACCAGGAACACTTCTTTAGGGGCCCACCCAGCACACAAGGAAGACCTCCTCCCATCCTCCCCTCTTCCTGCACTCAGAGGCTGGAATGACCTTCTGTCCCAAGGTCAGAGACCATGGCTGTGGTTGTGGGAAGGCCATGCGCCCCTTATTTCCAGAAGCCACTTTCCCCACCCAGCCTTCCTGCCTGAAGACCCCTCTCAGCCTTCCCAGGACCCTCCGTGAACCTGGACAGGCCACCTGTCTTCTGCTGCACTTTCCCACCCTAAAGGAAAGGGGCCAGACTGCCTCCATAACAGTCTTGTCCAGTCCAGTCGCCTCCAGCTCTGGATCTCTTGATGGCTGAGACCCCGTAAAACCCTCTTTCACGGCTTGACACTTGCCCAGCTCCCCCGGAGGTCAGGGTCCCAGCTCCACCTGCCCTGCAGCTCAGACAGGGGTACAGCCAGCAGGGAGGGGGACGTGCTGGTGCGGAGAAGCGGGCTGTGTTTGTGAATCCCACCTGCCTCCACCCTGCAAACCTGGATTCTCCCCCTGGATACCTCCCTCCACCTCTGCACACCTGGATCCACCCCTGCCACCTGCCTCCACCCCTGCATACCAGCCTGCATCTCTGAACACCTGCCACCACCCATGGACACCCAATAGCTTCAGGTAGGATACAGGGGTCAGACTGCTGGGGCAGAGTGGGCCCGGGACCCCACAGAAACTGCTGCCCCAGGAGAAAGCCGTGGGGGTGAGGGGGATAGCGGGCAGCCCCTCCCTGCTTGCTCCCTAGGACCCCACAGACCCAGGGGAGGCATGTCCTACCTCCAGTGCTGGGCACTGGCTGGCTCCAGGTCCACCCCTTGGGCTGTGATCCTTTCCAAGCTGCCCTCTGGGAATCCGGATGTTAGGCGGGAGTCCACCCGGGTGAGTGCCACCGGGTTCCTCCTCACCACAGGGATAACATTGAAGTGAATCGTCCTCCAGCCACTGGACACCAGCAGGGATAAGCAGAGCTCCCCTGCCTTCAGGCTCGATGCATTCAATGCACCTGCAGAGAAGCAGGGGACACTGAGCCGACCCCACCCTGTGGGCCCCCACACCTGTGCCCTAATCACCTCTGCCAGGATTCCTCCAGCAGCCTTCTTCCCTCCTGCCCAACTGGCTGCGGTGCCATCATCTTCTTATACTTGCCACCCTCTCCACCCCCCAACCGTGACCCCCACACATGCCTTCACCCCGTACACCTGCCTCTATCCTGCATACCTGAATCTACCCCTGGACACCTGCCTCTACCCCTGGACACCTGCCTCCACTCTGCACACTTGGATCACCCCTGAAAAGCTGGGTCCACCCTGCAAACCTGGATCCTTCCCCTGGATACCTCCCTCCACCTCTGCACACTTGGATCCACCCCTGAAAACCTGGGTCCATCCTGCACACCTGGATCCACCCCTGCCACCTACCTCCACCCTGCATACCTGCCTCCACCCCTGCATACCAGCCTCCATCTCTGAACACTTGCCACCACCCATGGACACGTAGGTCCACCCCTGCACACCTGAATCCACTCCTGGATACCTGACTCCACCTCTGGACTGCTGGATATATCTCTGGACCCCTGTATCCACTCCTGGACACTCTGCTATACCCCTGGACACCTGATTCCCTCCCTGGACACCGAGGTCCACCCCCTTGCACACTCATCTCCATCCGTGGACACCTGACACCATCCCTGGACACCTGCCTCCACCTCCTGGACACCTACATCCACCTCTGGAACCTAGGTCTACCCCTGGATCCCTGGATACATCCCTCTATACCTGCCTCCACCCCTGCACACCTGTCTCCATCCTTGGAACCTAGCCAAGTGAGCAACCAGCCAAGCCTGTGCAATGACGCCTTTTATGGCAACTTCCAACAGCCGCATCTGCCTGTGAGGTTTGTCTTTGTTCCGGTCTACTTCACCCATACCCCCGGCTTCCCAAGCCTCTCTGCTGTACCCTTGGGGCTGTGCTCTTAACTCAGTGCCCACTGGCCCTGTCTGGACAAACTGAGGCTGGGAGGCATGGCAGGGCCCAAAGGGGCATTAGGCccaggccagtgcctgcctgcCAGGGGGCCAGCGCACTCCAGGCTGGCTCTGAGGGTACCCTTGCCTGAAGCCTGGGTAGATGGAGCTCTAGGGCCACCTGGCACCCTGGATGCCCGGGCATCCCCTTGGCCCCAGCGGCCTGCCCCGAGCTGCATCCTGAGGAATCCCACGGCACTACTCAGGCCCATTTCCGGAGGCCACTGTAGCAGCTACCTGCCCAGGGCGAGGCCGAGGCCCCCCAGCCAGATGTACACGAGCCACAGCCCTCAGCCCAGGACCCTCCACACGCCCCCGCCCAGTGCATCAACACACAGGTCCGTGCCTCTCAGAACCGCCCAGCCCCCAGCAGGGGCAGGCTGCCTCTGGGCTCCCTCAGCCCTCACACCCATCACCCACACCACCACAGTAAAGGGCCCCTCCCCGATTGGGCTGCCTTTGCATGTGTGCCGTTTTCCTAAGATCATTCTAGAAGTTGCTGTTGTAATTTGAATCAAGTGCTTTAGTTCCTGATAGTGGCTGAGCAGACACACCCCTTCTGGTTTGGTTAAATTTTTCCTCTTCCTTGGAGGGAGCTTAAAAATGTAGGCCACTGACATCAGCACTGGACGGAAACGTCCCCGAGTGCACTCTGTGTGGCCTTGTCCCCTTAGACCTTCCTGCTGTCCCAGCACACACCGCTCAGCGCTCACCCTCGACCCCAGGGGCCGAGTCCACCCAGCACGAGCCCAACACCCAGGTAGTAATTCTCAGGCTCTGATGTGTGCAAAGTAAAGCTGTCTCCAACGTGAGCTGAAAGGAGAAGTTCTGAAAGCCAGTGCAGACCGACCCGGCCCAGCCCCAGTGCCACCAGGGCCTTCCTAAAGAGAGACCTTCGACCTCTCCCTCCCAGATGCACCCCTGCTCACACACAAAGGCCAGGGTCAGTGAGGACCCTTTTCCTGGAAGCCTGCATCTCTAACAGTTTCGCAATGCTGCCCCTCCCGCCCGAGGGCCCACCCCTCACTTGTGCTAGGGCCCCTCCATGGCCTTTCCagatccttttccttcttcaccccAGGTCCCACAGAATGTAACACCAAAAGCTGGTGTTTTAGGGGGCCTGCCCCGCTGGGCCCTGATCTAAGCCCCTCCCATGAATTAGCTCATCTGAGCCTCACAGCTGCCCGGCACCATTAGGCCTGTGACGCCCATCTCCCAGAGGAGaaactaaggcaccaagaggCAGCTGAGTCAAGATCACAACCCGAGGAGTGGCCAGTGGGTGGACATGATGCTCGAGAACTCTGGGGCTGACTTCAAACCTCAGGCCCCACATAGTTTACCTCTGCCCTGTGACCCTGTTGGCTGACCTCTCCCCCCGACACCCATATGGCTGACCCCTGCTCTCCAGGCCCCATGCGGCTGACCTCCACTCCCTACAGCCTCCAGGACTCAAGATGCTGCACCGTCCATGTGGCCCTGGTCGGTCCCAGGAGACGGGGCATCTGCCTCACCCCCCGGCCTGCTGCCTGCCCCTCCCCTTGCAAAGGTCAGGGCATCTCCTGGGCATAGCAGCTGCTACCATCCACCCAGGTGGGAGAGCCTGACCTTCCTTGCTCCCCACGGGGGCAGGACAGCGAGCACAACCCCTGCAGACCCCCAGGGCCTATTGCTCCTAGAGGAACTAACTTGCTCAGGGGGCAGTAGAGGGCGGCCTGTACTGGGAGCATAGTGTGGGATGTGGGGTTTGTGCGGAGCCGTGTCCCTAGGGCCACAGCTCGGGCTCTCGTTAGCACCCCAAATCATGCCCAGTGGGTGTGGGGTTCCCAAGACCTACTGTGGGGGGTGGGCCTCCAGCCTGAGGAGGATACAGTGTCCACGCAGCCTTCAGCCCTCAGTGGAGGCGGTGAGGAGGCGGTGTCTGGTTCTGAGTCTGGCCTTGGCCTGGCCCCAGCAAGCCCGGCTGCTCTGAGGCCTGGCCCTGCTCTGAACCCCGAGTTCCAGAGCCTGGTCATGCTCTGCACCCCAAGTTCCAGGGCCTGGTCCTGCTCTGAACCCCGAGTTCCAGGCTCAAGTCCCTTATCCCCTGCATTCCTGCCATAGTGCCACATTCTGTCCAAAACATATTCACAGAGCcccttgcacccccctccccAACACACCCTCCTgtgcctgccctgccctgcccagacCCACCCAGACCCACCCTGACTCCCCTAAGGCGGAGTTCCTTGAAATAAGAACCCCCAGACCACCCAGGTGGGGCTACTGCATGGAGGGATGTGTCTGGAGAGGGGCTCACTCAGGTGCACCCAGAGTCCCCCTCTGCCCCAGTTGTCCCTTCTCTCCCCctccaaaaacaaatgaacactgGAGCACATGAGGAGGGTGAGCCAGGTCAGAGGCCAGGCCGGCCAGCTGGGAGCACGGTCCAGGTGTGGCCCGAAGCGAGACccagcatgtgccctggagaaaGGTCTCTATGGCGAGCAAGTGAGCGTGGGAGCTGCATGCCCCCCTctaccactccccaccccaccctgcagcACACACAGTAGGTCCTGCAGAGACAAGCCACCCCAGCTGCGTGGACCCCTGTCTCCCCAGAATCACCTGCAGGAGGCTCTTGGGCCTTTTCCTGGAACCCACTCAGAACGGGTCCTGGCCCTACCACCTGACCATGGGTCTCAGTCTTGCCATCAGTGAAGGGTTGAGGGGTGCAGTGATGCCCAGGCCCCCCAACTCTTCATTCAAGTATTTGTCATCCAGAACCACCACTTGTGGCTCTGTCCCCTTATCTGCCATCAGAAACATATTTGGTTCCTGAAATGGCAGTGTGGAAGCCAGCCAGCCACAGCACCTCCACCCCAGCTCTCCCCACTGCAGCCCCAGCCTAGTGCCTGGGATGGGGCAGCCTGAACCCTGTCATCTGGGGCCACCCCACATCCCTTTCAAGTTAAGTGTCAGAAAACGATGCCTGGAATTTCCTTGCACACCCATCTCTCTTCCAGCTCCTATGAATGTGCTTGCCAGCCTCAGACTGGCCTTCCAGCTGGAAAGCAACTTGAGGACAAGGATTCGTGGACAGCTTTGACTTACCTGAATGACCCCAGGGCAGGGCAGAGCCTCCTGGTCACCCCATAAGTGAATGTGTCTCTAGATGGGGCTGTGGGCCCATGGGTGACAGGCCAGGTGGGAACGGTCATGCCTGGTCAGGTGAGAAATCTAAAAACTCCTGCCTAGCCATTCCAGGTAATTAGAAGTTTGAGAATATGGCTATATAAAGTCCCCCTGGAGGGTACCCTGCCAGGCCTAGACACCTAATCATAGGCCCTGCCATTCCCTCAAAGGTGCTGTGTCATTGGGCCCAGGAGGCTGACCACCTGCCCCGGTCACCCACCCTGGGTCACCAGGCTGGGTTGGGAAGCCGGGATGAGAATCTCCTGCCCCTACCCAGCCTGGTAAGCCACAGTTAGGGACGTGCTTGTATGGGTCTTGCGGAAGCCCCCTTGTGCCTCTAAGAAGGCAGAGAAGAGCCTGGGGGTGGCCAGGCCCGGCACCCTACACATGGGGCAGCCCGAGTGGTCACTGCCCTCCACACACATGCAACACCCAGATGTGTACACACACCCGCATAAGGGGCATCGACACAGCTGCACACACACAGTGAGTATACAtgtacacacagacatacacTGAGCAACGACACACCTGCACATCCACACAGctaacaaacacacacacatgcacccagaCACATATATTGAGCAATCACACatctgcacacatacacatgcagcAACCACACttgtgcacacagacacacacaccgaATGGTCATGCACCTGTGCACACCACACACAGTGTGCCACTACCTGGCGTGATGAGACTGTGGTGTTTGCAGTATACAGTGGCCGCCACCAGGAGGTCCCTGAGGACACACAGGACCTTGCTGGGCACGATGTGGCCACAGCACTTGGCGTTGTCCTCTGAGCAGGCACTGAAGACGTCATCAGCTGTCCACTGCTCCAGACCAGATGCTGCCTTGGGGACACCCAGGTGGCAGGACGTGGGGCCCTCGGAGGGCTCGGTGGGCCCAGGCTCTTCCATCACGAGGGCCTTGGCGTCCACCCACAGGGGCACCTCCACGTCCTGAGGCCCCTCC
Coding sequences:
- the MAB21L4 gene encoding protein mab-21-like 4, translated to MAVQVSLWHHYLQAIHSRQTARVRDFQRAEDVLLTVLERVHVLDSRFLVDYSRDLGAFQFALRSSEGPQDVEVPLWVDAKALVMEEPGPTEPSEGPTSCHLGVPKAASGLEQWTADDVFSACSEDNAKCCGHIVPSKVLCVLRDLLVAATVYCKHHSLITPGALNASSLKAGELCLSLLVSSGWRTIHFNVIPVVRRNPVALTRVDSRLTSGFPEGSLERITAQGVDLEPASAQHWRVSADHLLAKLLSVLGTLGGHHLDSLSILDRVNHEHWRDGGRSAGLSFGHLKMVLLWAAALFPAREDWAELQGAVYRPLVVLLCCLATENLPHLLFPELNLLRDTGLDLCALYQRVEAFASQPEAALRIHATHLGRNPPPRVGSRLKALLQLPASDSAYWATAYFDVLLDKFQVFNIQDEARIAAMQSVFLKTKALGGEES